From one Bacteroidota bacterium genomic stretch:
- a CDS encoding M3 family oligoendopeptidase — protein sequence MKIKDREYIKENQAINNWEEIKTYYDNLIGRKVESFDEHKKWLKDRSELDAFVSENLAWRYIKFTCNTTDEKIKENYEYFINEIQPKIAPYEDKLNKKFINFPKLNEFKEASYKILIKSIKNEINLFRKENIPLFTEISKETNKFNTISSAMTIEHDGKEMTLQQASKFLEQTDRKLRKEIYEKIANRRAKNVEELDKIFSKLVKLRTKVAKNAGFENYRDYKFVSLNRFDYTIEDNLKFHESIREEVLPLLKIIHQKRKEKLRLDSLKPYDMGVDLYGKAPLKPFEGTEELIDNSITVFNKVGELGKYLKIMKEKSFLDLDSRKGKAPGGYNYPLSETGIPFIFMNSSGLLRDLVTMFHEGGHAVHSFLSRDLELVYFKDTPSEVAELASMSMELITFDYWDVFFQDKDELKRAKLTHLADLLGVLPWVAIIDKFQHWIYTNPEHTVKERDEKWTDIFDEFSSGIIDFSDYEEQKKKLWQKQMHLFEVPFYYIEYAISQLGAIAIWKNFIENKEKGLTAYLNALKLGYTKSIPEIYKTAGIKFDFSKKYIGQLSDFVKNEISKFES from the coding sequence ATGAAAATAAAGGATAGAGAATATATAAAAGAAAATCAGGCTATTAATAATTGGGAAGAAATAAAAACATATTATGATAATCTGATTGGAAGAAAAGTGGAAAGTTTTGATGAGCATAAAAAATGGCTTAAAGATAGAAGTGAGTTAGATGCTTTTGTTAGTGAGAATTTGGCGTGGCGTTATATAAAATTTACTTGCAACACAACTGATGAAAAGATTAAGGAAAACTACGAGTATTTTATTAATGAAATTCAACCGAAAATTGCTCCTTATGAAGATAAGCTGAACAAAAAATTTATTAATTTCCCTAAGCTTAATGAATTTAAGGAAGCTTCTTATAAAATTTTAATCAAATCAATTAAAAATGAAATTAACCTTTTTAGAAAGGAAAATATTCCATTGTTTACTGAAATAAGTAAGGAAACAAATAAATTTAACACCATTAGTTCAGCAATGACCATTGAGCATGATGGTAAAGAAATGACCTTGCAACAGGCATCAAAATTTTTGGAGCAAACAGACAGAAAGTTACGAAAAGAAATTTATGAAAAAATTGCTAACAGAAGGGCAAAAAATGTTGAAGAATTAGATAAAATATTTTCAAAGCTTGTAAAATTACGTACTAAAGTAGCAAAAAATGCAGGTTTTGAAAATTATAGAGATTATAAATTTGTTTCACTCAATAGGTTTGATTACACAATTGAAGATAATTTAAAATTTCATGAATCAATCAGAGAGGAAGTTTTACCGCTTTTAAAAATAATTCACCAAAAACGTAAGGAAAAACTCAGATTAGATTCACTTAAACCTTACGATATGGGTGTTGACCTTTATGGTAAAGCTCCTTTAAAACCATTTGAAGGCACTGAGGAATTGATTGACAATTCAATAACTGTTTTTAACAAAGTTGGAGAGCTTGGGAAATATCTTAAAATAATGAAGGAAAAATCTTTCCTTGACCTTGATTCACGAAAAGGAAAAGCCCCCGGAGGATATAACTATCCACTTAGTGAAACCGGAATTCCTTTTATTTTTATGAATTCATCAGGTTTATTGCGTGATTTGGTAACTATGTTTCATGAGGGAGGACATGCTGTTCATTCTTTTTTATCACGCGATTTGGAACTTGTTTATTTCAAAGACACACCATCGGAAGTTGCTGAGTTGGCTTCAATGTCTATGGAATTAATTACTTTTGATTATTGGGATGTATTTTTTCAAGATAAAGATGAACTAAAAAGAGCAAAGCTTACACACCTTGCCGATTTGCTGGGAGTATTGCCATGGGTGGCTATTATTGATAAATTCCAACATTGGATTTACACTAATCCTGAGCATACGGTAAAAGAAAGAGATGAAAAATGGACAGATATTTTTGATGAATTTTCAAGTGGGATAATTGACTTTTCTGATTATGAGGAGCAAAAGAAAAAGCTTTGGCAAAAGCAGATGCATCTTTTTGAAGTACCATTTTATTACATAGAATATGCTATTTCTCAATTAGGTGCAATTGCGATTTGGAAAAATTTTATAGAAAATAAAGAAAAAGGCTTGACTGCGTATTTGAATGCATTAAAACTCGGATATACTAAAAGCATTCCTGAAATTTATAAAACAGCAGGAATAAAGTTTGATTTTTCAAAAAAATATATAGGGCAACTATC
- a CDS encoding DUF5606 domain-containing protein, with translation MDLKDIIAIRGKGDLFRVISKSPKGIIVETLNEKKTKFKVQPNLHVLILNDITIFSKDGSDFFLSDVFLRFYKKDVLKLSITPKTEPNKIKEYFKEVVIDHDEEKVYISDMKKMIKWYNVIAEIYPDVIKELEEVEKKEKEAEEKKKEVENKESEEKPEGGK, from the coding sequence ATGGATCTTAAAGACATAATTGCAATCAGAGGAAAAGGAGATTTATTTCGTGTTATTTCCAAATCACCAAAAGGAATTATTGTTGAAACTTTAAACGAGAAAAAAACAAAATTCAAAGTGCAACCGAATCTTCATGTTTTGATATTGAACGATATAACTATTTTTTCAAAAGATGGATCAGATTTTTTCCTTTCTGATGTATTTCTTAGGTTTTATAAAAAAGATGTTCTTAAGCTTAGCATAACACCTAAAACCGAACCCAATAAAATTAAAGAATATTTTAAGGAAGTGGTAATAGACCATGATGAAGAGAAAGTTTATATCTCGGATATGAAAAAAATGATTAAGTGGTACAATGTAATTGCTGAAATTTACCCTGATGTAATTAAGGAGTTAGAGGAAGTTGAAAAGAAGGAAAAAGAAGCTGAGGAGAAAAAGAAAGAGGTCGAAAATAAGGAAAGCGAGGAAAAACCTGAGGGAGGGAAGTAG
- a CDS encoding carbonic anhydrase has translation MKSDKYNKIFKLNQEWVERKNEKDEEFFKNLYKEQKPDFLYIGCSDSRVPANIITGLDVGDLFVHRNIANVVSNNDLNIMSIIQYAVEHLKVKHIIVCGHYGCGGIKLAMEQKSFGLLDGWLKNIKDVYQHHFEELELIDDDEQKYKRLVELNVIEQAENVIKTLYVQKSHIKNSYPIVHGWVYDMNNGKLIDLNI, from the coding sequence ATGAAATCTGATAAATACAATAAGATTTTTAAATTAAATCAGGAATGGGTAGAAAGGAAAAATGAAAAAGATGAAGAATTTTTCAAAAATTTATATAAAGAACAAAAGCCTGATTTTTTATATATAGGCTGTTCAGACAGTAGAGTTCCTGCAAATATAATTACGGGTCTAGATGTTGGAGATTTATTTGTTCACAGAAACATTGCAAATGTAGTTTCAAATAATGATTTAAATATTATGTCTATAATTCAATATGCGGTTGAACACCTTAAAGTGAAGCATATCATAGTTTGCGGTCATTACGGATGTGGTGGTATAAAATTGGCGATGGAACAAAAATCCTTTGGATTGTTAGATGGCTGGCTAAAAAATATTAAAGATGTTTATCAGCATCATTTCGAAGAATTGGAACTAATTGATGATGACGAACAAAAATACAAACGACTTGTAGAACTTAATGTAATAGAGCAGGCAGAAAATGTTATTAAAACTTTATATGTTCAAAAAAGCCATATTAAAAATTCTTATCCTATTGTTCATGGATGGGTTTATGATATGAATAATGGGAAATTAATTGATTTGAATATTTAA